GAGTCCCCGTGTGTGCGCGACCCGGCGATCCCGGGTCTCCCGCAGAACCTGACGGTGGAGGGGACGGGCAACCCCGCGGCCTGCGTCGCGGCCATCCGGACGCTCTTCAACTTCTCCAGCTGCGTGGGCCGGGCCGATTGCGCCTTCGACGGGGTCTACCAGCCTCCCGTGCGCGGCCCCTTCTACGTGagcgcccgcctgcccgcgcgcGTCCCGCACGCCCGGGGCTGGGGACGGGCCTGGCCCAGCGGCTTCTTTCCCGCCCCCAGGCCTTCTCCAGCTTTTACCACACCTTCCACTTCCTCAACCTGACCGCTGGGCAGACTTTGGACATGGCCAACGCCACCGTCTGGGCTTTCTGCCAGAGATCCTGGAAGCTGGTGAGTGGGGAGGGGACCcccgtgctgggctgggctgggcagggctggtggggagCCCCGTGCCAAGCCCAGTTGGGGGGGACCCCTGTggtggactgggctaggctgggagGGACCCCCTGGTGCGGACCCCGTGCTGGAGCTGTGGGGCGGGGAGGTGGCGCGGGGTAGGAACTGAGGGCACAGCCTCAAGGCTGGACACGGGATGGCGGAGGAGGGAGGCCTGTGTGCTGTCCCAGCCTCACTCACCCCCCCCACCCAGGTGGAGGACAGCTACCCCGGGCAGGGGTACTGGCTGCGAGACTACTGTGCCTCCGGGCTGTACGTGCTGACGCTGTTGCTGGACGGCTTCGGCTTCAGCCAGGAGACCTGGGCCAGCATCCAGTTCCGGGCACAGGTGACACATGCCCCCCACACGCACAGCCAGGCGCGGGCAGGTGCCCCTCACGTGGCCCCGCAGCCCTGAGCGCCCCTTGTCCCACAGGCTGATGGCACCGACCTGGGCTGGACGCTGGGCTACATGCTCAACCTGACCGGCCTCCTCCCCGCCGACGCCCCGGCCCAGTGGCGGGCCCAACACCCGGGCGTCTGGGTGGCCGGCGTAGTCTTCACGGTGCTGACCCTCGTGGCCATCCTGGGGGCTTTCGCAGTCCAGCTCTTCTGGCCCCAGGACTAGCAGGGGTTGCCCACGCCCTGCCCCCTCCAGGCCCATGGAATAGACTGCGCTGCCCCAGACCGAGTTTTTATTCACACTGCTTTTGCCCCTCGGCTCCTCAGAGGCGCCCGCCAGCTGGCACCACGAAGCAGGTTGGGAAGATACCAATGTGGCCATCGCGGTGTCCCTCCAACCAGGCCTCGTCCACTGTGGAGAAGCCGGAGCTCACAGCTCTGTGGGCGTCAGGGAAGCCCGCCCCCAGGGTCGCGTGACGCTTGCCCACCTTCACAGAGGACATCCACCTTGTCCCCGGGCAGTAGGTCCAGGTCCTCAGGGCCCTGGGCTGCATAGCGGTGCTGGGCCACCACCTGGTAGAGCACGGGCCGGCCCCCGGCGCCCTAGACCCGCAGGAGGCCCCGCTGAGGCCATGAGGTCAGTGACAGCAGCcggccagctctctgctgctgaccgagccctggccctggccccatgcacccctccccccatgctgacccctccctccccatgcacacccctcccccatgcatgcccctccccccatgctgacccctccctccccatgcacacccctcccccatgcatgcccctccccccatgctgacccctccctccctccccatgcatacccctccctccctccccatgcaTACCCCTCCCCCATGCATGCCCCTCCCCCCATGCTGatccctccctccccatgcacacccctcccccatgcacacccctccccccatgctgacccctccctccctccccatgcacacccctccccatgcATACCCCTGCCCCCATGCTGACCCCTCCCTCCCcatgcacacccctcccccatgcacacccctccccccatgctgacccctccctccctccccatgcataccccttcctccctccccatgcaTATCCCTCCCCCATGCATGCCCCTCCCCCCATGCtgatccctccctcccccatgcaCGCCCCTCCCCATGctgacccctccctccctcccccatgcaCGCCCCTCCCCCCATGCTGACCACTCCCCTCCCCGTGTCCATGactcccctctccccatctctggccCTCTGGCCTACCCCAAGACCCCCTTACCTTGCACTGGAGCCGCAGTCCCCCGGGGCCGGCCGCCTGCCATGCCTTCCACAGCGACTCCTCCCCGTAGATGGGTACCCAGGAGCTGGCATCACCTGGGGCTGGGCAGCTGTGGAGGGAGTCCTGGGGGTCAGCAAGGGAGTGCTGACCTCTGACCCTGCCGCGTCCAGCACCCTCCAACTGTTGCCCTGCAGCAGGGAGCCCTCCAAGCCCACCTGAACtggcccagctgggcctgggatgGGAGGGCCTGACCCAGCAGGGCCCGCAGGCTGGACAGGTCAGCTCCCCGTGGGACCCTCAGCGCCACGGTGAAGACACACTGCACGGTGACTGGCACCAGGTTCTCGAGGTCTTCCTTAGCAGcgccctgggccaggcagaaggggGCGGCTGAGGCTGCAGCGGCCCCTCCCTCGGCGTGACTGGAAGCTGCGAGGCAGGGTGGCGGGGAGGGCAGCTCTTACCCCAGCCTCTGCGGGGTCCTCAGctgcccagggccctgcaggaaGGAGGAGACTCGAAATTCCAGGGgtctctgccctgccctccccaggaCTGCTCACCTATGGGCCGAGgaagctgcttgtcagcctgctgCACCTGGAGCCCCTGCAAGAGAAGGCAGGGTTGGCACTGGAGGGACCCcagagcctggggcaggggtggcagggcccacgTGCCTTTCAGGGTGCTGGCTGCTGTTGCCGAGTGCCCACACCCATGGGAGCCGTGAGGAGGCTCCCCCGGGGTCCAGCCtgaccctggccactgcagccaccccAGAAGTACCCAGCAGAAGTCACCTTTCCCTGTCCCTGTCTTCCAGATGTGTAAATACATCTCTAAGCCTAAACGCCACAGGCTCTGTGAATGCAGCTCCCGGTGTGGGAGCACGGCACTGCGCAGCGGGCAGAGGGAGGCTTGACCATGACCACAGGGCACCAGGGACACTGCAGGCCGGGTCGCTGCCCTCTGGCTGTGCCCTCTGGCCCCAGTCCTGCAGCAACCAGCCCCCACCTGCACCTCCCCAGCAATGGGGCATTCCAGAACCCTTCCCACTTGCTCCTTacctccacccctcacccctgctcacctcctccctctcaccccctcctcacctcctccccctcccctcccctcctcacttcttccccctcacctcctccccctttccctcacctcctcacctcctcccccctcctccctcctcacctcctccccctCACCCCTCCTCACCTCCCATTGGCTCCCCGTCCCTGTCAGGGCAGAGGTTCAGCAAAAGTGGGCACCCCTGCCTGCCCAAGACCCCAGCTCAGGAAGGACAGAGTGCCCCCAACCCTGTCCCAGTGTAGTGTGTATGGGGGGAGTTGAGCGGGCTCACAGCATCCACAGGTCTTCCTTCCCTTGGCAGTGGACGGTCCTgagggcccagctgtggctgtggaggCTGCACATCTGGACCAGGGCTCTCCTGCGAGGCCACCACCTAGAAAGGGTCAGCTGTCAATGGTTAGCAAAGGTGCAGGCAGCCAAGCCAACACCCTGCCCCTCTACCCCACTCCACATGCCCTGTGGTCAGCAGAGGCCAAAGGTGCAGCAGCTCCAGGCTGGCCAGGGTTGGCTGCCCCCCACTAGCCTACCCAACCTTGGGCTTGCCCAGGAACTCCACAGGCTCTAGATGCTCCAGGTAACGCTTGTGGGGCCGGAAGACCTCACCCCTGGGGACCTGCCTCAGCTGCAGTGGGGTCCGGGCCtgggagagaaaggggaagagggcACAGGGGCCCCCAGCCTCACCCTCACAGCAGGAGGGCACAGGGGACCCCAGCCTCACCCTCACAGCAGGAGGGCACAGGggaccccagcccctccctcacaGCAGGAGGGCACAGGggaccccagcccctccctcaacCCACCCTGGGCCCCACACCAAGGTGCTGGGCCCAGCTTCCCTCCACCCTGCTGCCAGGCCCCCAGcaaggcccagccctgaccaggcaatctctccttccttctcactcctcccctcccctcctcacctGCACCTGGCTCAGGTCATTGTCCAGGCCGTCAGAGGATCCCTCTGGCCACTTGGCCATGGCCTCCGTCAAGCTGCTGGCTGCCTCAGCCCAAAGCCCCAGCTGGCACTGGACAGCCGCCACATTGTGTGTCACCTGGGATGAGGTCAGGGGTGAGTGACTACCCTGGTCCCACAGGCCCCTGGAGGCCCAGCCCCATGGGTGCTATGGGCAGAGCTCAGGGTCCGTGGTGCTAGGGACCCTAGGAGGGGTCTACGGATTCCCAGCACCCACCCCATGGGAG
The window above is part of the Ochotona princeps isolate mOchPri1 unplaced genomic scaffold, mOchPri1.hap1 HAP1_SCAFFOLD_138, whole genome shotgun sequence genome. Proteins encoded here:
- the NOXA1 gene encoding NADPH oxidase activator 1, with protein sequence MASLGDQVRTWQRGVQAVARGDWPGALRLFREVPWPPARMSFNVGCVHLLAGDPEAALRAFDDAVTKDPCLAIGFLQRGVVNFQLKRFQEALSDFRMAQAQLRGNTAIDYTQLGLRFRLQAWEVTHNVAAVQCQLGLWAEAASSLTEAMAKWPEGSSDGLDNDLSQVQARTPLQLRQVPRGEVFRPHKRYLEHLEPVEFLGKPKVVASQESPGPDVQPPQPQLGPQDRPLPREGRPVDAVSPLNSPHTHYTGTGLGGLQVQQADKQLPRPIELPSPPPCLAASSHAEGGAAAASAAPFCLAQGAAKEDLENLVPVTVQCVFTVALRVPRGADLSSLRALLGQALPSQAQLGQFSCPAPGDASSWVPIYGEESLWKAWQAAGPGGLRLQCKGAGGRPVLYQVVAQHRYAAQGPEDLDLLPGDKVDVLCEVDEAWLEGHRDGHIGIFPTCFVVPAGGRL